One part of the Lycium ferocissimum isolate CSIRO_LF1 chromosome 8, AGI_CSIRO_Lferr_CH_V1, whole genome shotgun sequence genome encodes these proteins:
- the LOC132067123 gene encoding uncharacterized protein LOC132067123 isoform X2 has product MKESGKKLGVQYALSGATRSHVKQQPELACPLCRGHIEGWIVVEAARNFMNSKTRSCALETCNFTGNYAELRKHARREHPSERPCEADPTRQSEWTRLEHQRNFEDDFSEYQAPSDDDSSGDDFLTELSLDGGLFDSETEEGLDEDINISLDFELQTDFEDAFSESDDDSSEDDFLTEQPLDGGVLDSEAEEGLDEDINISLDFEFELSFSFPSEFPSMPRARDRSPSYARGGNTYQSESGARSQNRRSRRSASSSDNHERRPTATRSTNLSSRRTPSTQSSSREQRRNR; this is encoded by the exons ATGAAAGAGAGTGGGAAGAAGCTAGGTGTCCAATAT GCATTATCAGGAGCAACTAGGTCTCATGTGAAGCAGCAACCTGAGCTTGCTTGCCCTCTTTGCCGGGGACATATCGAAGGATGGATTGTTGTAGAGGCTGCTCGTAATTTTATGAACTCCAAAACAAGGAGCTGTGCCTTGGAGACATGTAATTTTACTGGTAATTATGCCGAACTAAGAAAACATGCAAGGCGTGAACATCCCTCTGAAAGGCCTTGTGAGGCTGATCCTACGCGGCAGTCTGAGTGGACAAGATTGGAGCATCAAAGGAACTTTGAAGATGATTTCAGTGAGTACCAAGCACCATCTGATGATGACTCTTCTGGAGATGATTTCCTAACCGAGCTGTCTCTTGATGGTGGTCTATTTGACTCAGAGACTGAGGAGGGATTGGATGAAGACATCAATATATCACTTGATTTCGAGCTTCAAACGGACTTTGAAGATGCTTTCAGTGAATCTGATGATGACTCTTCTGAAGATGACTTCCTAACAGAGCAGCCTCTTGATGGTGGTGTACTTGACTCAGAGGCTGAGGAGGGGTTGGATGAAGACATCAATATATCACTGGATTTCGAATTTGagctctctttctctttcccgAGTGAGTTCCCATCGATGCCTCGGGCTCGGGATAGGTCTCCAAGCTATGCTCGGGGGGGAAACACCTATCAATCAGAGAGTGGTGCTAGATCACAAAACAGGAGATCCAGAAGATCGGCATCAAGTTCTGATAACCACGAACGAAGGCCAACAGCTACAAGAAGCACAAATTTGTCATCAAGGCGCACGCCTAGTACACAAAGTTCATCTAGGGAACAGAGACGGAACAGATGA
- the LOC132067123 gene encoding uncharacterized protein LOC132067123 isoform X1 encodes MPKDKRVNSFSFNRARTSPYTCSSKNSDPESQKSLPPVGNEREWEEARCPICMEHPHNAVLLLCSSRDKGCQPYMCDTSHRHSNCLDQFYKSQALSGATRSHVKQQPELACPLCRGHIEGWIVVEAARNFMNSKTRSCALETCNFTGNYAELRKHARREHPSERPCEADPTRQSEWTRLEHQRNFEDDFSEYQAPSDDDSSGDDFLTELSLDGGLFDSETEEGLDEDINISLDFELQTDFEDAFSESDDDSSEDDFLTEQPLDGGVLDSEAEEGLDEDINISLDFEFELSFSFPSEFPSMPRARDRSPSYARGGNTYQSESGARSQNRRSRRSASSSDNHERRPTATRSTNLSSRRTPSTQSSSREQRRNR; translated from the coding sequence ATGCCAAAAGATAAAAGGGTGAATTCCTTTTCCTTCAACCGGGCAAGGACATCTCCATACACTTGCAGCTCAAAGAATTCTGACCCTGAGTCACAGAAATCTTTGCCACCAGTTGGGAATGAAAGAGAGTGGGAAGAAGCTAGGTGTCCAATATGTATGGAGCATCCACACAATGCTGTCCTTTTACTTTGTTCTTCACGAGACAAGGGTTGTCAGCCTTATATGTGCGATACAAGTCATCGACATTCTAATTGTCTTGATCAATTTTACAAATCACAGGCATTATCAGGAGCAACTAGGTCTCATGTGAAGCAGCAACCTGAGCTTGCTTGCCCTCTTTGCCGGGGACATATCGAAGGATGGATTGTTGTAGAGGCTGCTCGTAATTTTATGAACTCCAAAACAAGGAGCTGTGCCTTGGAGACATGTAATTTTACTGGTAATTATGCCGAACTAAGAAAACATGCAAGGCGTGAACATCCCTCTGAAAGGCCTTGTGAGGCTGATCCTACGCGGCAGTCTGAGTGGACAAGATTGGAGCATCAAAGGAACTTTGAAGATGATTTCAGTGAGTACCAAGCACCATCTGATGATGACTCTTCTGGAGATGATTTCCTAACCGAGCTGTCTCTTGATGGTGGTCTATTTGACTCAGAGACTGAGGAGGGATTGGATGAAGACATCAATATATCACTTGATTTCGAGCTTCAAACGGACTTTGAAGATGCTTTCAGTGAATCTGATGATGACTCTTCTGAAGATGACTTCCTAACAGAGCAGCCTCTTGATGGTGGTGTACTTGACTCAGAGGCTGAGGAGGGGTTGGATGAAGACATCAATATATCACTGGATTTCGAATTTGagctctctttctctttcccgAGTGAGTTCCCATCGATGCCTCGGGCTCGGGATAGGTCTCCAAGCTATGCTCGGGGGGGAAACACCTATCAATCAGAGAGTGGTGCTAGATCACAAAACAGGAGATCCAGAAGATCGGCATCAAGTTCTGATAACCACGAACGAAGGCCAACAGCTACAAGAAGCACAAATTTGTCATCAAGGCGCACGCCTAGTACACAAAGTTCATCTAGGGAACAGAGACGGAACAGATGA
- the LOC132067097 gene encoding uncharacterized protein LOC132067097 gives MGRSYLNFIKQRKAYNIDVFNDHFNQIRDLVPGAAEHLERAGFHRWSRAFCPGNRYDFMTTNAAESINSMFNVEREFPIIALFDSINRRFTEKFHERRMEFIDSPTIFVPLMEKKISKFINLGNKLLAHQIANYKFSVIGHGSVATVDLQRRSCTCRVFDLDKIPCPHAMAALRVQYGEDFGRRIYDYSSPYYRVENYIIAYCEEMNPVPSEESWEVPMEILEREIPPPHVDPSKPGRRRTKRRRGIGESLATRKNKCSICKTTGHKKTTCPNRIVP, from the exons ATGGGGCGGTCGTATCTCAATTTTATAAAGCAAAGAAAAGCGTACAATATTGATGTCTTCAATGaccatttcaatcaaatcagaGATTTGGTTCCTGGGGCCGCCGAACATCTTGAACGTGCTGGATTCCACAGATGGAGCAGGGCATTCTGCCCCGGAAATAG gtatgattttatgacgacaaaCGCTGCTGAGTCGATAAACTCAATGTTCAATGTTGAAAGAGAATTTCCCATTATTGCTCTATTTGATTCCATAAACAGGAGGTTTACTGAGAAATTTCATGAGAGGCGTATGGAGTTCATCGACTCACCAACCATCTTTGTTCccttaatggaaaaaaaaatatcaaaatttatcAACTTGGGTAATAAGTTATTGGCCCATCAAATTGCTAACTACAAGTTCAGCGTCATCGGCCACGGTTCAGTTGCAACAGTCGATCTGCAAAGAAGATCTTGTACTTGTAGAGTTTTTGACCTGGACAAAATACCTTGCCCACATGCTATGGCAGCGCTTCGAGTCCAATATGGTGAAGATTTTGGAAGGCGGATTTATGACTACTCATCTCCATATTATAGGGTGGAGAATTACATAATTGCATACTGTGAGGAAATGAATCCTGTGCCTTCTGAAGAATCTTGGGAAGTTCCTATggagattttagagagagaaataccTCCTCCACATGTTGATCCGAGCAAACCGGGAAGAAGACGGACAAAGAGGAGGCGTGGAATCGGGGAATCACTTGCAACGAGGAAAAACAAATGCTCCATATGTAAAACAACTGGCCATAAAAAAACTACATGCCCGAACCGAATTGTTCCCTAG
- the LOC132067098 gene encoding uncharacterized protein LOC132067098: protein MFLLILLVVLILLVVVFDFVDVVGGGGGDDVPASILWEKLRDDDANIGGFTPSDFSGFGGNFSSGGLSGRRFVDVGVGTSKVPSCACECTTCKDTMDNLIRKVEELVQAQEATNTSIQRLISKRGIKPSKNLSSPYTPVHARRRGKAIAKALASVRSRRSVATPSKSIETPLLDVGPKVLKKVDIFKHIHAQRKKKVETAIKSKKSGRTMYSMHEFGATDFKARQAWKYGGRIGM from the exons atgttcttgttgatCTTGTTGGTGGTCTTGATCTTGTTGGTGGTGGTGTTCGactttgttgatgttgttggtggtggtggtggtgatgatgTCCCGGCAAGTATTCTTTGGGAAAAATTAAGAGATGATGATGCTAATATTGGTGGATTTACCCCGAGTGATTTTTCCGGATTTGGTGGTAATTTTAGTAGTGGTGGATTGAGTGGTAGAagatttgttgatgttggtgtcGGTACTTCTAAGGTCCCTTCATGTGCTTGTGAGTGCACCACTTGCAAGGACACAATGGATAATTTGATTAGAAAGGTGGAGGAATTGGTGCAGGCCCAAGAAGCCACAAACACTTCTATACAGAGGTTGATATCCAAGAGGGGTATCAAACCATCAAAGAATCTTTCCTCACCTTATACTCCTGTTCATGCTCGGAGGAGGGGCAAAGCAATTGCCAAGGCACTTGCATCAGTTAGATCAAGAAGATCTGTTGCTACTCCTAGTAAGTCAATTGAGACTCCTCTTCTTGATGTTGGGCCAAAAGTGCTAAAAAAGGTGGACATTTTCAAGCACATACAtgcccaaagaaagaaaaaggttgaGACTGCAATCAAGTCCAAAAAGAGTGGGAGAACCATGTACTCAATGCATGAATTTGGAGCGACGGACTTCAAGGCTCGACAAGCATGGAAATATGGTGGGAGGATTGG TATGTAG